A portion of the Salmo trutta chromosome 1, fSalTru1.1, whole genome shotgun sequence genome contains these proteins:
- the hbs1l gene encoding HBS1-like protein isoform X1 → MSRHRNVRGCNYDEDFDDEEVYGQSVGDGYCFSPATGKLYSCLDQMREVLGDTVPESVLTQVALQCAFDPERALDTILSDESIGAPPWSAKTYQDAPLPQKANKEAPLPQKANKEGPLPQRANKEMAAAPRSNQEASATPRPKKGACLSNSTTVLTPTHTPAIRPSAEPLNLGDLARPAIRPSAEPLNLGDLARPVKGRCRDTHDLSASTLNFAAGSARPLATVAEAGSSLAQLMSEHDQKAGLPSLSSSPLAALSGLSLGTLALLNFNSAPIATSPPGHLASSLSSLTLGNSKLTAPGANMAPPSFVSLSSVLQSSRPMEIGSGGGAKGADPKGSPSLAELIQEHSNSSPTFYRTLPGLHGNSSIPIAHGNTTQSAVGSAPTLTRSPSQLPQPPGPLNTHCSPQTHIATTPEPHVLSLSLLASHRQPVNTVPAADPNEVVPPPGPLGELSQLASQRRNRTSSDTPPSVSLAAVLSPGKPQPRSIQEGGVGDKPCPLLSTNPVSLHPPWGDQIVDLSSLMAQSSNGGVLFASRHDNGLSSPSAVAIRSDHRLHGSSVFARPSVFALTLSVRAPSRGMMKRRRRRMMMKAVGDLRLEVRGGGHPAFLYGTQTQLVKAKEQTPLLPITPFTFDTPSPDDVVRANQKKAFTRE, encoded by the exons ATGTCTCGGCACAGAAATGTCCGAGGCTGCAACTACGATGAAG ACTTTGATGATGAGGAAGTATATGGACAGTCTGTTGGTGATGGCTACTGCTTCTCCCCTgctacag gCAAGCTGTACTCATGTCTGGACCAGATGCGTGAGGTGCTGGGTGATACAGTGCCAGAGTCTGTCCTTACCCAGGTTGCCTTGCAGTGCGCCTTCGACCCCGAGAGAGCCCTGGACACCATCCTGTCAGACGAGAGCATCGGTGCACCGCCCTGGTCCGCTAAGACCTATCAGGACGCACCACTGCCTCAGAAAGCCAATAAGGAAGCACCACTGCCGCAGAAAGCCAATAAGGAAGGACCACTGCCGCAGAGAGCGAATAAGGAGATGGCAGCGGCACCAAGATCCAATCAGGAGGCGTCAGCCACCCCACGACCAAAGAAAG GAGCCTGCCTTTCCAACTCTACCACTgtactcacaccaacacacacaccagctaTACGTCCATCTGCCGAACCCCTGAACCTCGGTGACCTAGCTCGGCCGGCTATACGTCCATCTGCCGAACCCCTGAACCTCGGTGACCTAGCTCGGCCGGTGAAAGGTCGCTGTCGTGACACTCACGACCTCTCCGCTTCCACTCTGAATTTCGCGGCGGGTTCCGCAAGGCCCTTGGCGACCGTTGCCGAGGCGGGGAGCAGCCTGGCCCAGCTGATGTCTGAGCACGATCAGAAGGCGGGACTCCCCTCACTGTCCTCATCTCCACTGGCTGCTCTTTCTGGCCTCTCATTGGGCACTCTAGCGTTGTTGAACTTTAACTCCGCCCCCATTGCTACAAGTCCCCCCGGCCACCTTGCCTCCTCTTTGAGTAGCTTGACCTTAGGCAACTCCAAACTGACAGCTCCGGGCGCCAATATGGCCCCTCCCTCCTTCGTCAGCCTGAGCTCCGTCCTCCAGAGCAGCCGACCAATGGAGATAGGGTCTGGGGGAGGGGCTAAGGGAGCGGATCCCAAAGGAAGCCCGTCATTGGCTGAGCTGATCCAGGAACATTCCAACAGCAGCCCCACCTTCTACAGAACACTCCCCGGTCTCCACGGAAACAGCTCAATCCCCATTGCTCACGGCAACACAACTCAGTCCGCCGTCGGATCAGCGCCAACTCTCACACGTTCCCCGTCCCAACTCCCACAACCCCCAGGACCTCTGAACACACACTGTTCCCCCCAGACCCATATCGCGACAACACCAGAACCTcacgtcctctctctgtctctgttggcCTCTCACCGTCAGCCTGTAAACACGGTACCAGCAGCAGACCCAAACGAGGTAGTACCTCCTCCGGGCCCACTGGGGGAGCTCTCTCAACTAGCCTCTCAGCGCCGCAACAGAACTTCCTCCGACACCCCACCATCAGTCTCCCTCGCCGCAGTCCTGTCACCAGGGAAACCACAGCCAAGAAGTATCCAAGAGGGTGGAGTCGGAGACAAACCCTGCCCTCTTTTGTCAACCAATCCCGTGAGTCTCCACCCACCGTGGGGTGATCAGATTGTTGATCTAAGTTCGCTCATGGCCCAGTCGTCCAACGGTGGAGTGTTGTTTGCGAGTCGCCATGACAACGGCCTCTCCTCGCCGTCCGCGGTCGCCATTCGGTCAGACCACCGCCTCCATGGTTCCTCTGTGTTCGCTCGGCCGTCCGTCTTCGCCCTGACCCTGTCGGTGCGTGCGCCCAGCCGggggatgatgaagaggaggaggaggaggatgatgatgaaggCTGTGGGAGATctgaggttagaggtcagaggagGGGGTCACCCGGCGTTTCTGTACGGAACACAGACCCAGCTGGTCAAAGCTAAAGAACAGACGCCCCTCTTACCCATAACCCCTTTCACCTTCGACACGCCCTCCCCCGACGACGTCGTACGAGCCAATCAGAAGAAGGCCTTCACCCGCGAGTAA
- the hbs1l gene encoding HBS1-like protein isoform X3 → MREVLGDTVPESVLTQVALQCAFDPERALDTILSDESIGAPPWSAKTYQDAPLPQKANKEAPLPQKANKEGPLPQRANKEMAAAPRSNQEASATPRPKKGACLSNSTTVLTPTHTPAIRPSAEPLNLGDLARPAIRPSAEPLNLGDLARPVKGRCRDTHDLSASTLNFAAGSARPLATVAEAGSSLAQLMSEHDQKAGLPSLSSSPLAALSGLSLGTLALLNFNSAPIATSPPGHLASSLSSLTLGNSKLTAPGANMAPPSFVSLSSVLQSSRPMEIGSGGGAKGADPKGSPSLAELIQEHSNSSPTFYRTLPGLHGNSSIPIAHGNTTQSAVGSAPTLTRSPSQLPQPPGPLNTHCSPQTHIATTPEPHVLSLSLLASHRQPVNTVPAADPNEVVPPPGPLGELSQLASQRRNRTSSDTPPSVSLAAVLSPGKPQPRSIQEGGVGDKPCPLLSTNPVSLHPPWGDQIVDLSSLMAQSSNGGVLFASRHDNGLSSPSAVAIRSDHRLHGSSVFARPSVFALTLSVRAPSRGMMKRRRRRMMMKAVGDLRLEVRGGGHPAFLYGTQTQLVKAKEQTPLLPITPFTFDTPSPDDVVRANQKKAFTRE, encoded by the exons ATGCGTGAGGTGCTGGGTGATACAGTGCCAGAGTCTGTCCTTACCCAGGTTGCCTTGCAGTGCGCCTTCGACCCCGAGAGAGCCCTGGACACCATCCTGTCAGACGAGAGCATCGGTGCACCGCCCTGGTCCGCTAAGACCTATCAGGACGCACCACTGCCTCAGAAAGCCAATAAGGAAGCACCACTGCCGCAGAAAGCCAATAAGGAAGGACCACTGCCGCAGAGAGCGAATAAGGAGATGGCAGCGGCACCAAGATCCAATCAGGAGGCGTCAGCCACCCCACGACCAAAGAAAG GAGCCTGCCTTTCCAACTCTACCACTgtactcacaccaacacacacaccagctaTACGTCCATCTGCCGAACCCCTGAACCTCGGTGACCTAGCTCGGCCGGCTATACGTCCATCTGCCGAACCCCTGAACCTCGGTGACCTAGCTCGGCCGGTGAAAGGTCGCTGTCGTGACACTCACGACCTCTCCGCTTCCACTCTGAATTTCGCGGCGGGTTCCGCAAGGCCCTTGGCGACCGTTGCCGAGGCGGGGAGCAGCCTGGCCCAGCTGATGTCTGAGCACGATCAGAAGGCGGGACTCCCCTCACTGTCCTCATCTCCACTGGCTGCTCTTTCTGGCCTCTCATTGGGCACTCTAGCGTTGTTGAACTTTAACTCCGCCCCCATTGCTACAAGTCCCCCCGGCCACCTTGCCTCCTCTTTGAGTAGCTTGACCTTAGGCAACTCCAAACTGACAGCTCCGGGCGCCAATATGGCCCCTCCCTCCTTCGTCAGCCTGAGCTCCGTCCTCCAGAGCAGCCGACCAATGGAGATAGGGTCTGGGGGAGGGGCTAAGGGAGCGGATCCCAAAGGAAGCCCGTCATTGGCTGAGCTGATCCAGGAACATTCCAACAGCAGCCCCACCTTCTACAGAACACTCCCCGGTCTCCACGGAAACAGCTCAATCCCCATTGCTCACGGCAACACAACTCAGTCCGCCGTCGGATCAGCGCCAACTCTCACACGTTCCCCGTCCCAACTCCCACAACCCCCAGGACCTCTGAACACACACTGTTCCCCCCAGACCCATATCGCGACAACACCAGAACCTcacgtcctctctctgtctctgttggcCTCTCACCGTCAGCCTGTAAACACGGTACCAGCAGCAGACCCAAACGAGGTAGTACCTCCTCCGGGCCCACTGGGGGAGCTCTCTCAACTAGCCTCTCAGCGCCGCAACAGAACTTCCTCCGACACCCCACCATCAGTCTCCCTCGCCGCAGTCCTGTCACCAGGGAAACCACAGCCAAGAAGTATCCAAGAGGGTGGAGTCGGAGACAAACCCTGCCCTCTTTTGTCAACCAATCCCGTGAGTCTCCACCCACCGTGGGGTGATCAGATTGTTGATCTAAGTTCGCTCATGGCCCAGTCGTCCAACGGTGGAGTGTTGTTTGCGAGTCGCCATGACAACGGCCTCTCCTCGCCGTCCGCGGTCGCCATTCGGTCAGACCACCGCCTCCATGGTTCCTCTGTGTTCGCTCGGCCGTCCGTCTTCGCCCTGACCCTGTCGGTGCGTGCGCCCAGCCGggggatgatgaagaggaggaggaggaggatgatgatgaaggCTGTGGGAGATctgaggttagaggtcagaggagGGGGTCACCCGGCGTTTCTGTACGGAACACAGACCCAGCTGGTCAAAGCTAAAGAACAGACGCCCCTCTTACCCATAACCCCTTTCACCTTCGACACGCCCTCCCCCGACGACGTCGTACGAGCCAATCAGAAGAAGGCCTTCACCCGCGAGTAA
- the hbs1l gene encoding HBS1-like protein isoform X2, producing the protein MSRHRNVRGCNYDEGKLYSCLDQMREVLGDTVPESVLTQVALQCAFDPERALDTILSDESIGAPPWSAKTYQDAPLPQKANKEAPLPQKANKEGPLPQRANKEMAAAPRSNQEASATPRPKKGACLSNSTTVLTPTHTPAIRPSAEPLNLGDLARPAIRPSAEPLNLGDLARPVKGRCRDTHDLSASTLNFAAGSARPLATVAEAGSSLAQLMSEHDQKAGLPSLSSSPLAALSGLSLGTLALLNFNSAPIATSPPGHLASSLSSLTLGNSKLTAPGANMAPPSFVSLSSVLQSSRPMEIGSGGGAKGADPKGSPSLAELIQEHSNSSPTFYRTLPGLHGNSSIPIAHGNTTQSAVGSAPTLTRSPSQLPQPPGPLNTHCSPQTHIATTPEPHVLSLSLLASHRQPVNTVPAADPNEVVPPPGPLGELSQLASQRRNRTSSDTPPSVSLAAVLSPGKPQPRSIQEGGVGDKPCPLLSTNPVSLHPPWGDQIVDLSSLMAQSSNGGVLFASRHDNGLSSPSAVAIRSDHRLHGSSVFARPSVFALTLSVRAPSRGMMKRRRRRMMMKAVGDLRLEVRGGGHPAFLYGTQTQLVKAKEQTPLLPITPFTFDTPSPDDVVRANQKKAFTRE; encoded by the exons ATGTCTCGGCACAGAAATGTCCGAGGCTGCAACTACGATGAAG gCAAGCTGTACTCATGTCTGGACCAGATGCGTGAGGTGCTGGGTGATACAGTGCCAGAGTCTGTCCTTACCCAGGTTGCCTTGCAGTGCGCCTTCGACCCCGAGAGAGCCCTGGACACCATCCTGTCAGACGAGAGCATCGGTGCACCGCCCTGGTCCGCTAAGACCTATCAGGACGCACCACTGCCTCAGAAAGCCAATAAGGAAGCACCACTGCCGCAGAAAGCCAATAAGGAAGGACCACTGCCGCAGAGAGCGAATAAGGAGATGGCAGCGGCACCAAGATCCAATCAGGAGGCGTCAGCCACCCCACGACCAAAGAAAG GAGCCTGCCTTTCCAACTCTACCACTgtactcacaccaacacacacaccagctaTACGTCCATCTGCCGAACCCCTGAACCTCGGTGACCTAGCTCGGCCGGCTATACGTCCATCTGCCGAACCCCTGAACCTCGGTGACCTAGCTCGGCCGGTGAAAGGTCGCTGTCGTGACACTCACGACCTCTCCGCTTCCACTCTGAATTTCGCGGCGGGTTCCGCAAGGCCCTTGGCGACCGTTGCCGAGGCGGGGAGCAGCCTGGCCCAGCTGATGTCTGAGCACGATCAGAAGGCGGGACTCCCCTCACTGTCCTCATCTCCACTGGCTGCTCTTTCTGGCCTCTCATTGGGCACTCTAGCGTTGTTGAACTTTAACTCCGCCCCCATTGCTACAAGTCCCCCCGGCCACCTTGCCTCCTCTTTGAGTAGCTTGACCTTAGGCAACTCCAAACTGACAGCTCCGGGCGCCAATATGGCCCCTCCCTCCTTCGTCAGCCTGAGCTCCGTCCTCCAGAGCAGCCGACCAATGGAGATAGGGTCTGGGGGAGGGGCTAAGGGAGCGGATCCCAAAGGAAGCCCGTCATTGGCTGAGCTGATCCAGGAACATTCCAACAGCAGCCCCACCTTCTACAGAACACTCCCCGGTCTCCACGGAAACAGCTCAATCCCCATTGCTCACGGCAACACAACTCAGTCCGCCGTCGGATCAGCGCCAACTCTCACACGTTCCCCGTCCCAACTCCCACAACCCCCAGGACCTCTGAACACACACTGTTCCCCCCAGACCCATATCGCGACAACACCAGAACCTcacgtcctctctctgtctctgttggcCTCTCACCGTCAGCCTGTAAACACGGTACCAGCAGCAGACCCAAACGAGGTAGTACCTCCTCCGGGCCCACTGGGGGAGCTCTCTCAACTAGCCTCTCAGCGCCGCAACAGAACTTCCTCCGACACCCCACCATCAGTCTCCCTCGCCGCAGTCCTGTCACCAGGGAAACCACAGCCAAGAAGTATCCAAGAGGGTGGAGTCGGAGACAAACCCTGCCCTCTTTTGTCAACCAATCCCGTGAGTCTCCACCCACCGTGGGGTGATCAGATTGTTGATCTAAGTTCGCTCATGGCCCAGTCGTCCAACGGTGGAGTGTTGTTTGCGAGTCGCCATGACAACGGCCTCTCCTCGCCGTCCGCGGTCGCCATTCGGTCAGACCACCGCCTCCATGGTTCCTCTGTGTTCGCTCGGCCGTCCGTCTTCGCCCTGACCCTGTCGGTGCGTGCGCCCAGCCGggggatgatgaagaggaggaggaggaggatgatgatgaaggCTGTGGGAGATctgaggttagaggtcagaggagGGGGTCACCCGGCGTTTCTGTACGGAACACAGACCCAGCTGGTCAAAGCTAAAGAACAGACGCCCCTCTTACCCATAACCCCTTTCACCTTCGACACGCCCTCCCCCGACGACGTCGTACGAGCCAATCAGAAGAAGGCCTTCACCCGCGAGTAA